GAAACCACCCAGGGCACCAATTGGGTGGTCACCGAGGGCCTGAAGGGCGGCGAGCGCATCGTCATCGCCGGATTGCAAAGCATGGCGCCCGGCGCCCAGGTCAAGGCCGTCGCCGCCCCGCCCGCGGGCCAGGAGGCGGGGCAACCCGCCGGCGGCCAGCCCGCGCCCGCCGCGAAATAATCGGGGACCCCGTCCATGGCCAGTTTCTTTATCGATCGCCCCGTCTTCGCATGGGTCATCGCCATCATCATCATGCTCTCCGGGGCGCTCTCCATCCTCTTTCTGCCCATCGAGCAGTATCCGACGGTGGCGCCGCCCTCGGTGCGCATCAACGCCACCTATCCCGGCGCCTCGGCCCAAACTCTGGAAAATACGGTCACCCAGGTGATCGAACAGCAGATGAACGGCCTTGATAATCTGCGCTATATCTCCTCGACCAGCGATTCCTCGGGTTCGGCCACCATCACTCTGACCTTCAACCCCGAGGCCAATCCCGACATCGCCCAGGTTCAGGTCCAGAACAAGCTCCAGCTCGCCACCCCGCTTCTGCCCCAGGAGGTGCAGCAGCAGGGCATCCAGGTGACCAAGGCCAACAACACCTTCCTGATGGTCGTCGGCTTCATCTCCAAGGACGGCTCGCTGACCGAATCCGGCATCGCCGACTTCGTTTCCAGCAACATCAAGGATCCGCTGAGCCGGACCAACGGCGTGGGCGAAGTGACGGTCTTTGGATCCCAGCACGCCATGCGCATCTGGCTTGATCCCGACAAGCTGATCAGCTTCGGCCTGACGACGACCGAGGTTAAAAGCGCGATCACCGCCCAGAACGCCGAGGTTTCCGCCGGCCAGATCGGCGGCGCCCCCTCCGTACCCGGCCAAGAGCTCAACGCCACCATCGTCGCCCAGACCCGCCTGGAAACCGTGGAAGAGTTCGGCGCCATTCTGATCCGGGTCAACGCCGACGGCTCGCAGATCCGGCTGCGCGATATCGCGCGCATCGAGATCGGCGCCGAAAGCTACGGCACCATGGCCCGCTACAACGGCCAGCCGGCCAGCGGCATCGGCGTCAGTTTGGCGACCGGCGGCAACGCCCTTGATACGGCCGACGCCGTTCGCGCCACCATCGAACGCCTGCGGCCGATTTTCCCGCAAAGCGTCGATGTCATCTATCCCTATGACACCACGCCCTTCGTCAAAATCTCGATCGAGGAGGTGGTGCGCACCCTGGGCGAGGCCATCATCCTGGTCTTCCTGGTGATGTATCTGTTCTTGCAGAACATTCGCGCCACGCTGATTCCGACGATCGCCGTGCCGGTGGTGCTGCTTGGCACCTTTGGCATCATGGCGGCCTTTGGCTTCACCATTAACACCCTGACCATGTTCGGCTTGGTGCTGGCCATCGGCCTGCTTGTCGACGACGCCATCGTCGTCGTCGAAAACGTCGAACGCGTGATGCACGAGGACAATCTTTCGCCGCGCGATGCCACGCGCAAATCAATGAGGCAGATCACCGGCGCCCTGGTCGGCATCGCCCTGGTGCTGTCGGCGGTGTTCGTGCCGATGGCTTTTTTCAGCGGCTCGGTCGGCGCCATCTACCGCCAGTTCTCGCTGACCGTCGCCTCGGCGATGCTGCTCTCGGTGCTGGTCGCCGTCGTCCTCACCCCGGCGCTCTGCGCCACCTTCCTCAAGCCCAGCCATGGCGATCCTTACGCCAAAAAAGGGTTCTTCGGCTGGTTCAACCGCGGCTTCGACCGCACCAATAGCTTCTATCAAAGCAGCGTCGGCCATGTTATCGGCCGCAAATGGCGCTACTTGCTGATCTATGGACTGATCCTCGTCGGCTTGGGCCTGTTGTTCGTGCGCCTGCCCTCGTCGTTCCTGCCCAACGAGGACCAGGGCATTTTGTTCGCCCAGGCCTCGCTTCCCGCCGGCGCCACCCAGGAGCGCACCCAGGAGGTGCTCGACCAGATGTCGCGCCACTTCCGCGAATCCGAGGCGGATTTCGTCGAAGGGGTGTTCACCGTCAACGGCTTCAGCTTCTCCGGCCGTGGCCAGAACAGCGGCCTCGCCTTCGTGCGCATGAAGAACTGGGACGATCGCGATCCCGACAAGGGCTCGGTCTTCGCCGTCGCCAGACGGGCGATGGGCGCCTTGTCACGGATCAAGGAGGCGCGGATCTTCGCCTTCGCCCCGCCGGCGATCATCGCCCTTGGCAACGCCTCGGGCTTCGAGTTCCAGTTGCTTGACCGCGCCGGTCAGGGCCACGAAAAACTGATGGCGGCGCGCAACCAGTTGCTGGGCATGGCGGCCAAGAACCCGGCGCTGATGGCGGTGCGTCCCGACGGGCTGGAAGACAATCCCCAGCTCAAGATCGATATCGACCAGGAAAAGGCCAGCGCCCTTCAGCTGTCGCTGTCCGATATCAATTCCACCCTGACCACCACCTGGGGCTCGTCCTACGTCAACGACTTCATCGAAAATGGCCGGGTGAAGAAGGTCTATCTGATGGCCGACGCCCCCTTCCGCATGCAGGC
The DNA window shown above is from Rhodospirillum rubrum ATCC 11170 and carries:
- a CDS encoding efflux RND transporter permease subunit, whose translation is MASFFIDRPVFAWVIAIIIMLSGALSILFLPIEQYPTVAPPSVRINATYPGASAQTLENTVTQVIEQQMNGLDNLRYISSTSDSSGSATITLTFNPEANPDIAQVQVQNKLQLATPLLPQEVQQQGIQVTKANNTFLMVVGFISKDGSLTESGIADFVSSNIKDPLSRTNGVGEVTVFGSQHAMRIWLDPDKLISFGLTTTEVKSAITAQNAEVSAGQIGGAPSVPGQELNATIVAQTRLETVEEFGAILIRVNADGSQIRLRDIARIEIGAESYGTMARYNGQPASGIGVSLATGGNALDTADAVRATIERLRPIFPQSVDVIYPYDTTPFVKISIEEVVRTLGEAIILVFLVMYLFLQNIRATLIPTIAVPVVLLGTFGIMAAFGFTINTLTMFGLVLAIGLLVDDAIVVVENVERVMHEDNLSPRDATRKSMRQITGALVGIALVLSAVFVPMAFFSGSVGAIYRQFSLTVASAMLLSVLVAVVLTPALCATFLKPSHGDPYAKKGFFGWFNRGFDRTNSFYQSSVGHVIGRKWRYLLIYGLILVGLGLLFVRLPSSFLPNEDQGILFAQASLPAGATQERTQEVLDQMSRHFRESEADFVEGVFTVNGFSFSGRGQNSGLAFVRMKNWDDRDPDKGSVFAVARRAMGALSRIKEARIFAFAPPAIIALGNASGFEFQLLDRAGQGHEKLMAARNQLLGMAAKNPALMAVRPDGLEDNPQLKIDIDQEKASALQLSLSDINSTLTTTWGSSYVNDFIENGRVKKVYLMADAPFRMQAADLDRWYVRNSQGEMVPFSAFTDVHWIYGSPRLERYNGQSSRKIAGQPAPGMSTGAAMAEMEAMAAKLPPGFGYEWTGLSYEERLSGSQAPALYALSIIVVFLCLAALYESWAIPFAVILVVPLGILGAVIATSARGLSNDVFFQIGLLTTMGLAAKNAILIVEFAKELYEGGMDLLEATVHAARQRLRPIIMTSMAFSLGVLPLAIANGAGSGSQNAIGTGVLGGMISATVLAIFFVPLFFILILRAFTKKTPSTPPAPPSPGAAADAP